A stretch of Longimicrobium sp. DNA encodes these proteins:
- a CDS encoding c-type cytochrome: MSRSEKLLGWAVGLGTLPYVLFGALSVFAPDFLSVMLGVEWVEFSYVWVANLGMLALVWALFSFPVAGRPDQYRWQVWTFTLGHLLLAAYWGVAILSPTRHVFRLFFAVEAVLFVTHAVLLFFAPAGLKPTPANIKAELAALKQSRQGENTAWKWFRIVTWVGITTNVALFIVPALFFKGFLAAQLGAGQTMFSHVWLNVVAVILLSLTLAYVATAIGPKRNPAMPLLMALNRVAVGIFWYNVFRTPYQSAYLVNFLSDFGYGVILLVLLALAYRADRHPVWQALSGIKPLAASVLTVVAIGVLGTVAVGSEVRPAQQAGGVQGDSPLDHYKHGAIGMNPSARVPLYVWEVLPTLFPDLLPQNGRPGMEALGLLYEEGNPLPIGFARHDSGFPAVEPNCSLCHTGSYRAAVDSPQRIIPGAPAHLLDLQAMQRFLYGVAGDPRFTADNLIAAIEKNHPLSAAEKLQYRYVILPMTQSSLLKQKRDYAWQNSRPVQGPGRTDTFNPTKINVFHMPDDGTIGTVDLPQIWNQALRRNLWLHWDGNNNRLEDRNLAAAMAVGATPRSVILPSFQRVFDFALELKPAPYPFPVDRAKAAQGEAIYQQNCSSCHSFGAPKVGQVTPIEEIGTDRHRLDSFTQGLVDRFHAVEEYPFRFQAYRKTQGYTDTPIDGIWARAPYLHNGSVPTLWDLLQPPANRPKSFYTGFDVYDPVHVGYVTTGPDAERGGWKLDTTVPGNGNQGHTYGTQLTDEQKWALIEYLKTF; this comes from the coding sequence ATGAGCCGATCCGAGAAGCTGCTCGGCTGGGCGGTGGGGCTGGGGACGCTGCCGTACGTGCTGTTCGGCGCGCTCTCGGTCTTCGCGCCCGACTTCCTGAGCGTGATGCTGGGCGTTGAATGGGTGGAGTTCAGCTACGTGTGGGTGGCCAACCTGGGGATGCTGGCGCTGGTCTGGGCGCTCTTCTCCTTCCCCGTGGCCGGGCGGCCCGACCAGTACCGCTGGCAGGTGTGGACCTTCACCCTGGGCCACCTCCTGCTCGCGGCGTACTGGGGCGTGGCGATCCTGTCGCCCACGCGGCACGTGTTCCGGCTCTTCTTCGCGGTCGAGGCGGTGCTCTTCGTTACGCACGCCGTCCTGCTGTTCTTCGCCCCGGCGGGGCTGAAGCCGACGCCGGCGAACATCAAGGCGGAGCTGGCGGCGCTCAAGCAGTCGCGCCAGGGCGAGAACACGGCGTGGAAGTGGTTCCGCATCGTCACCTGGGTGGGGATCACGACCAACGTGGCGCTGTTCATCGTCCCCGCGCTCTTCTTCAAGGGGTTCCTGGCGGCGCAGCTGGGGGCGGGGCAGACCATGTTCTCGCACGTGTGGCTGAACGTGGTGGCGGTGATCCTCCTCTCGCTCACCCTGGCCTACGTGGCCACGGCCATCGGGCCGAAGCGGAACCCGGCGATGCCGCTGCTGATGGCGCTGAACCGGGTGGCGGTGGGGATCTTCTGGTACAACGTGTTCCGCACGCCGTACCAGTCGGCCTACCTGGTGAACTTCCTCTCCGACTTCGGCTACGGGGTCATCCTCCTGGTCCTCCTGGCCCTGGCCTACCGCGCGGACAGGCACCCCGTCTGGCAGGCGCTGTCGGGGATCAAGCCGCTGGCCGCGTCGGTGCTGACCGTGGTGGCCATCGGCGTGCTGGGGACGGTGGCGGTGGGGAGCGAGGTGCGCCCCGCGCAGCAGGCGGGCGGGGTGCAGGGCGACTCGCCGCTCGACCACTACAAGCACGGGGCGATCGGGATGAACCCGTCGGCCCGGGTGCCGCTGTACGTGTGGGAGGTGCTGCCCACGCTCTTCCCCGACCTGCTGCCGCAGAACGGCCGCCCGGGGATGGAGGCGCTGGGGCTGCTGTACGAGGAGGGGAACCCGCTGCCGATCGGCTTCGCGCGGCACGACTCGGGCTTCCCCGCGGTGGAGCCGAACTGCTCGCTCTGCCACACGGGGAGCTACCGCGCCGCGGTGGACAGCCCGCAGCGCATCATCCCCGGCGCGCCGGCGCACCTGCTGGACCTGCAGGCGATGCAGCGCTTCCTCTACGGCGTGGCGGGCGACCCGCGCTTCACGGCCGACAACCTGATCGCCGCGATCGAGAAGAACCACCCGCTGTCGGCGGCGGAGAAGCTGCAGTACCGCTACGTGATCCTCCCCATGACGCAGAGCTCGCTGCTGAAGCAGAAGCGCGACTACGCGTGGCAGAACAGCCGGCCGGTGCAGGGCCCGGGGCGGACGGACACGTTCAACCCGACGAAGATCAACGTCTTCCACATGCCGGACGACGGCACGATCGGCACGGTGGACCTGCCGCAGATCTGGAACCAGGCACTGCGCCGCAACCTGTGGCTGCACTGGGACGGCAACAACAACCGGCTCGAGGACCGCAACCTCGCCGCGGCGATGGCCGTCGGTGCGACTCCGCGCTCGGTGATCCTCCCCAGCTTCCAGCGGGTGTTCGACTTCGCGCTGGAGCTGAAGCCGGCGCCGTATCCGTTCCCCGTCGACCGCGCGAAGGCCGCGCAGGGCGAGGCGATCTACCAGCAGAACTGCAGCAGCTGCCACTCGTTCGGGGCGCCGAAGGTGGGCCAGGTGACGCCGATCGAGGAGATCGGCACCGACCGCCACCGGCTGGACTCGTTCACGCAGGGGCTGGTGGACCGCTTCCACGCGGTGGAGGAGTATCCCTTCCGCTTCCAGGCGTACCGGAAGACGCAGGGCTACACCGACACGCCCATCGACGGGATCTGGGCGCGCGCGCCGTACCTGCACAACGGCTCGGTGCCCACGCTGTGGGACCTGCTGCAGCCGCCGGCCAACCGCCCGAAGTCGTTCTACACGGGCTTCGACGTGTACGACCCGGTGCACGTGGGGTACGTGACCACCGGGCCGGATGCGGAGCGCGGCGGGTGGAAGCTCGACACCACCGTCCCCGGGAACGGCAACCAGGGCCACACCTACGGCACGCAGCTCACCGACGAGCAGAAGTGGGCGCTGATCGAGTATCTGAAGACGTTCTGA
- a CDS encoding serine hydrolase domain-containing protein — MRSTVFPGSVAIAVAVSAACAPRLAQPAPATDRLTARLQAKLDSLHATGHFPGATLGVALPDGRTLALSTGLADSSGVAMRPRDRMLAGSTGKTFVAAVAFQLVREGKLGLDQPISTWLGTEPWFDRLPNARAITVRMLMNHTSGLVRYEFNPAFLRDLNASPMKRWTPAERISYLLGTQAPFEAGRGWDYSDTNYIVLGAIIERITGSTLEQEIRRRVLEPNRFADVIPSDTVVLPGVVQGYAGPDNDFGHEPRMIRDGRFIVNPQLEWAGGGYATSASDLARWAALLWGGKEIPQAMLAQVVDGVAAPMLGAGTKYGLGVIVREGPLGTSYGHSGFFPGYFTDVRYYPRQDFAVAMQVNSSARGALTRPLGAMVEDFARIVAEELGR; from the coding sequence GTGAGATCCACGGTTTTCCCCGGCAGCGTGGCCATCGCCGTCGCGGTCTCCGCCGCATGCGCGCCGCGGCTCGCCCAGCCCGCGCCGGCGACGGATCGACTGACGGCGCGGTTGCAAGCGAAGCTCGATTCGCTGCACGCGACGGGGCACTTCCCCGGCGCCACGCTCGGCGTCGCGCTGCCGGACGGGCGCACGCTGGCGCTGAGCACGGGGCTGGCGGACAGCAGCGGCGTCGCCATGCGCCCGCGCGATCGCATGCTGGCGGGGAGCACGGGGAAGACGTTCGTCGCCGCCGTGGCGTTCCAGCTGGTGCGCGAGGGGAAGCTGGGGCTCGACCAGCCGATCTCGACCTGGCTGGGGACGGAGCCGTGGTTCGATCGCCTGCCCAACGCGCGGGCGATCACCGTGCGGATGCTGATGAACCACACCAGCGGCCTGGTGCGCTACGAGTTCAATCCGGCCTTCCTGCGCGACCTGAACGCGAGCCCGATGAAGCGCTGGACGCCCGCCGAGCGGATCTCGTATCTCCTCGGCACGCAGGCGCCGTTCGAGGCGGGGCGTGGATGGGACTACTCGGACACGAACTACATCGTGCTGGGCGCCATCATCGAGCGCATCACCGGCAGCACGCTGGAGCAGGAGATCCGCCGCCGCGTGCTGGAGCCGAATCGCTTCGCGGACGTGATCCCGTCCGACACCGTGGTCCTCCCCGGCGTGGTGCAGGGGTACGCGGGTCCGGACAACGACTTCGGCCACGAGCCGCGGATGATCCGCGACGGCCGCTTCATCGTGAACCCGCAGCTCGAGTGGGCGGGCGGGGGATACGCTACCTCGGCGTCCGACCTGGCGCGCTGGGCGGCGCTGCTGTGGGGCGGGAAGGAGATCCCGCAGGCGATGCTGGCGCAGGTGGTGGACGGCGTCGCCGCGCCCATGCTGGGTGCGGGGACGAAGTACGGGCTGGGCGTGATCGTGCGCGAAGGGCCGCTGGGCACCAGCTACGGCCACAGCGGCTTCTTCCCCGGCTACTTCACCGACGTGCGCTACTATCCGCGGCAGGACTTCGCCGTCGCGATGCAGGTGAACTCCAGCGCCCGCGGCGCGCTCACGAGGCCGCTCGGCGCGATGGTGGAGGATTTCGCGCGCATCGTCGCCGAGGAGCTGGGGCGGTAA
- a CDS encoding carboxypeptidase regulatory-like domain-containing protein, whose protein sequence is MNASRWHIIACAAALSLAAVPAHAQRVTVTGQVTDGTGEPIPGAIVKVGDEEHVAVTDAQGNFAVRGVRPGERTVWANALGYAMSAGTVTVTETGAPGVDLVLDRAPILLEGITATVNRFEARRRAYAHSARVMNEGEIATSGAANMREFVEARAGLYRVACGGSRGGGLNCVNIRGRPSQPVVYVDEVRWLGGLDILSYYRPADVARVEVYSGGQQVRVYTRWFMEWAAQHNYQPWPILISGY, encoded by the coding sequence ATGAACGCATCCCGCTGGCACATCATCGCTTGCGCGGCCGCCCTCTCGCTGGCCGCCGTCCCCGCGCACGCGCAGCGCGTCACCGTCACCGGGCAGGTGACCGACGGCACCGGAGAGCCCATCCCCGGCGCCATCGTGAAGGTAGGCGACGAGGAGCACGTGGCCGTCACCGACGCGCAGGGCAACTTCGCGGTGCGCGGCGTGCGCCCCGGCGAGCGCACGGTGTGGGCGAACGCGCTGGGCTACGCCATGTCCGCCGGCACGGTGACGGTGACGGAGACCGGCGCCCCCGGCGTGGACCTGGTGCTGGACCGCGCGCCCATCCTGCTGGAGGGGATCACCGCCACGGTCAACCGCTTCGAGGCGCGGCGGCGGGCGTACGCGCACTCGGCGCGGGTGATGAACGAGGGAGAGATCGCCACCAGCGGCGCCGCGAACATGCGCGAGTTCGTCGAGGCGCGCGCCGGGCTCTATCGCGTGGCGTGCGGCGGTTCGCGCGGCGGCGGGCTGAACTGCGTCAACATCCGCGGGCGGCCGTCGCAGCCGGTCGTCTACGTGGACGAGGTGAGGTGGCTCGGCGGGCTGGACATACTCTCCTACTACCGGCCCGCGGACGTGGCGCGCGTGGAGGTGTACAGCGGCGGCCAGCAGGTGCGGGTCTACACGCGCTGGTTCATGGAGTGGGCCGCGCAGCACAACTACCAGCCTTGGCCGATCCTCATCTCCGGATACTGA
- a CDS encoding phenylalanine--tRNA ligase beta subunit-related protein: MEIRIDARIAEAAPGLVLGCARAAVRTEPGSDALWAEMQDAAREAIADPAEPPARPAIAATREMYRRLGKEPSRYRGSPEALLRRSRAGKELYRIHNVVDVVNLVSLRTLLPIGLYDAAKVRPPVTLRRGAPGEAYDGIGKEQLNLDGLPVLADAAGPFGSPTSDSLRTMVTGDTREVVAVVFGVTGRASLEPAMALLATLLRRHCGATDVETWFVGDS; the protein is encoded by the coding sequence ATGGAGATCAGGATCGATGCGCGGATCGCCGAGGCGGCGCCGGGGCTGGTGCTGGGATGCGCGCGCGCGGCGGTGCGCACGGAGCCCGGCAGCGACGCGCTCTGGGCGGAGATGCAGGACGCCGCGCGCGAGGCGATCGCCGACCCGGCGGAGCCGCCCGCGCGCCCGGCGATCGCCGCCACGCGCGAGATGTACAGGCGGCTGGGGAAGGAGCCGTCGCGCTACCGCGGCTCGCCCGAGGCGCTGCTGCGGCGCTCGCGCGCGGGAAAGGAGCTGTACCGCATCCACAACGTGGTCGACGTCGTCAACCTGGTCTCCCTGCGCACGCTGCTGCCCATCGGCCTGTACGACGCGGCGAAGGTGCGGCCGCCCGTCACCCTGCGCCGCGGCGCGCCGGGCGAGGCGTACGACGGCATCGGCAAGGAGCAGCTGAACCTCGACGGCCTCCCCGTCCTCGCCGACGCCGCCGGCCCGTTCGGCAGCCCCACCAGCGACAGCCTCCGCACGATGGTCACCGGCGACACGCGCGAGGTCGTCGCCGTCGTCTTCGGCGTCACCGGCCGCGCGAGCCTGGAGCCCGCGATGGCCCTCCTCGCCACCCTCCTCCGCCGCCACTGCGGCGCGACGGACGTGGAGACGTGGTTCGTCGGAGATTCGTAA
- a CDS encoding 30S ribosomal protein S1 has product MSDQTEQFTPEQNDEGSVAVAERRPMSTQEIADKARALNIRADLWDEDEYSAEEYEAMLEMYDDTLTNIEEGEIVKARVLRVTDKAVILDLGFKSEGAVARDEFKDPDNLQIGDEVEVFLENLEDEDGVVVLSKKKADFLRVWEKIKEAHESGTPVKGTLTRKIKGGVTVDLMGVDAFLPGSQIALRRVPNIEDLLGETYEFKIIKLNKRRRNIVVSRRVLLEADREIKRDKLKKELEVGQVRTGVVKNITDFGAFIDLGGMDGLLHITDMSWGRVGHPSEVVSIGAELEVKVLDIDWERERLSLGLKQLQEYPWKDVEKKYPVGARVRGKVVSITNYGAFVELEKGVEGLVHISEMSWTRNVRHPSKIVSLGEEIEAVILKVDPEGEKISLGMKQIEEDPWHALPVKYPTGTRLTGKVRNLTSFGAFVEIEPGIDGLVHISDMSWTKRIQHPSEVVKKGDDVEVVILAVDAENKRISLGLKQTQDDPWDYLATQFHVGQEINGRITRLQDKGVAVDLGNDVEGFVPVSQLGVTGLQNPADVFVEGDELEMRVTEVDAGNRRIVLEVTRVPKFEGGEPIFRTQGEAVEPEAPAAAPEADAPEAPEAEAAASAPEAETSESAPEADAAANAPEAAAPEEAPASETAPEEAPVAEPEEG; this is encoded by the coding sequence ATGTCCGACCAGACCGAGCAGTTCACCCCCGAGCAGAACGACGAGGGAAGCGTGGCGGTGGCCGAGCGCCGCCCCATGTCGACCCAGGAGATCGCCGACAAGGCCCGCGCGCTGAACATCCGCGCCGACCTGTGGGACGAGGACGAGTACTCCGCCGAGGAGTACGAGGCCATGCTGGAGATGTACGACGACACCCTCACCAACATCGAGGAGGGTGAGATCGTCAAGGCGCGCGTGCTGCGCGTCACCGACAAGGCCGTGATCCTCGACCTGGGCTTCAAGAGCGAGGGCGCCGTCGCCCGCGACGAGTTCAAGGACCCCGACAACCTGCAGATCGGCGACGAGGTCGAGGTCTTCCTCGAGAACCTCGAGGACGAGGACGGCGTGGTCGTCCTCTCGAAGAAGAAGGCCGACTTCCTGCGCGTCTGGGAGAAGATCAAGGAAGCGCACGAGAGCGGCACCCCGGTGAAGGGCACCCTCACCCGCAAGATCAAGGGCGGCGTGACGGTGGACCTGATGGGCGTCGACGCCTTCCTGCCGGGCTCGCAGATCGCGCTCCGCCGCGTCCCCAACATCGAGGACCTGCTGGGCGAGACCTACGAGTTCAAGATCATCAAGCTGAACAAGCGCCGCCGCAACATCGTGGTCAGCCGCCGCGTGCTGCTCGAGGCCGACCGCGAGATCAAGCGCGACAAGCTGAAGAAGGAGCTCGAGGTCGGGCAGGTGCGCACCGGCGTGGTGAAGAACATCACCGACTTCGGCGCCTTCATCGACCTGGGCGGGATGGACGGCCTGCTGCACATCACCGACATGTCGTGGGGCCGCGTCGGCCACCCGAGCGAGGTGGTGTCGATCGGCGCCGAGCTCGAGGTCAAGGTCCTGGACATCGACTGGGAGCGCGAGCGCCTGTCGCTGGGCCTCAAGCAGCTCCAGGAGTACCCCTGGAAGGACGTCGAGAAGAAGTACCCCGTGGGCGCCCGCGTCCGCGGCAAGGTGGTGTCGATCACCAACTACGGCGCCTTCGTGGAGCTGGAGAAGGGCGTCGAGGGCCTGGTCCACATCTCGGAGATGAGCTGGACGCGCAACGTCCGGCACCCGTCGAAGATCGTCTCGCTGGGCGAGGAGATCGAGGCGGTGATCCTGAAGGTGGACCCCGAGGGCGAGAAGATCTCCCTCGGCATGAAGCAGATCGAGGAGGACCCCTGGCACGCGCTGCCGGTGAAGTACCCGACCGGCACGCGCCTGACCGGCAAGGTCCGCAACCTCACCAGCTTCGGCGCCTTCGTCGAGATCGAGCCCGGCATCGACGGCCTGGTGCACATCTCCGACATGAGCTGGACCAAGCGGATCCAGCACCCGTCGGAGGTGGTGAAGAAGGGCGACGACGTGGAGGTGGTGATCCTCGCGGTCGACGCCGAGAACAAGAGGATCAGCCTGGGCCTCAAGCAGACCCAGGACGACCCGTGGGACTACCTGGCCACGCAGTTCCACGTGGGCCAGGAGATCAACGGCCGCATCACGCGCCTGCAGGACAAGGGCGTGGCGGTGGACCTGGGCAACGACGTCGAGGGCTTCGTCCCCGTGTCGCAGCTGGGCGTCACCGGGCTGCAGAACCCCGCCGACGTGTTCGTCGAGGGTGACGAGCTGGAGATGCGGGTGACCGAGGTCGACGCCGGCAACCGCCGGATCGTGCTGGAGGTGACGCGCGTGCCCAAGTTCGAGGGCGGCGAGCCGATCTTCCGCACGCAGGGCGAGGCGGTGGAGCCCGAGGCTCCCGCCGCCGCGCCCGAGGCCGACGCGCCGGAGGCCCCCGAGGCCGAGGCCGCGGCGAGCGCTCCCGAGGCCGAGACTTCGGAGAGCGCTCCGGAGGCCGACGCTGCGGCGAACGCCCCCGAGGCCGCCGCGCCCGAGGAGGCTCCGGCCTCCGAGACCGCGCCCGAGGAGGCGCCGGTCGCGGAGCCCGAGGAGGGCTGA
- the cmk gene encoding (d)CMP kinase has protein sequence MTEGRRHPDGIIVALDGPAGSGKSSTAKAVAAALGYRHLDSGAFYRAITWAALQAEIPVETWCDLAPAQLDALDVHGRPGGAGYTLTVGGAEVMQEIRSPAVNAHVSQMAAVPAVRTWLMGALREAGARGGLVADGRDIGTVVFPDAELKVYLVADPRERARRRLLEQGFSSPSPEDVEAEAARLQGRDEIDSTRAVAPLARAADAVELDTTALDFAHQVDAIVRLARARGG, from the coding sequence ATGACCGAAGGAAGACGGCACCCGGACGGGATCATCGTCGCGCTGGACGGGCCGGCGGGGTCGGGGAAGAGCTCCACCGCCAAGGCCGTGGCGGCGGCGCTGGGGTATCGCCACCTCGACTCCGGCGCCTTCTACCGCGCCATCACCTGGGCCGCGCTGCAGGCTGAAATCCCAGTCGAGACGTGGTGCGATCTCGCTCCCGCGCAGCTCGACGCGCTGGACGTGCACGGCCGCCCCGGCGGCGCGGGGTACACGCTCACCGTCGGCGGCGCCGAGGTGATGCAGGAGATCCGCTCGCCCGCGGTGAACGCGCACGTGTCGCAGATGGCCGCCGTCCCCGCCGTGCGCACCTGGCTGATGGGCGCGCTGCGCGAGGCCGGCGCGCGCGGCGGCCTGGTGGCCGACGGGCGAGACATCGGAACCGTGGTCTTCCCCGACGCCGAGCTCAAGGTCTACCTCGTCGCCGATCCCCGCGAGCGCGCGCGCCGGCGGCTGCTGGAGCAGGGCTTCTCATCCCCCTCTCCCGAGGACGTGGAGGCCGAGGCCGCGCGGCTGCAGGGGCGCGACGAGATCGACTCCACCCGCGCGGTGGCCCCGCTGGCCCGCGCCGCCGACGCGGTGGAGCTCGACACCACCGCGCTCGACTTCGCCCACCAGGTGGACGCGATCGTGCGCCTGGCGCGCGCCCGCGGGGGTTGA
- the aroA gene encoding 3-phosphoshikimate 1-carboxyvinyltransferase produces the protein MSLRISGDVTVPGDKSITHRALMLAAAAEGDSRLSGLLPGEDCRSTASVLRALGCDVPAPPDDAGEIVVRGRGIGAWRAPAEPLDCGNSGTTSRLMMGWLASRPFASVLTGDASLRSRPMRRITAPLAEMGARFRELESPDRLPIVVAGGALHGIDYVSPKASAQIKSAVLLAGVGARVPVSVTEPVLSRDHTERMLSSLGAPVRTEQGGDGVRAVLGAWDAPLPPLDLRIPGDPSSAAFLAALALMADAGELRIRGVLANPTRTGFFSIARLMMGLVSWERGRAAGGEPVSDLVVRPSRLKAAQIGAEDIPAAIDEVPVLAAMATRAEGETRITGAGELRVKESDRIAAIVAAIRAIGGEAEELADGLVVCGSDRPLRGTVATHGDHRIAMAFGVLAVLPGNDITVDDRDCVAVSFPGFWETISSLVRQS, from the coding sequence ATGAGCCTCCGCATCTCGGGCGACGTCACCGTCCCCGGCGACAAGTCGATCACCCACCGCGCGCTGATGCTGGCCGCCGCGGCCGAGGGCGACAGCCGCCTCTCCGGCCTCCTCCCCGGCGAGGACTGCCGCAGCACCGCGTCCGTGCTCCGCGCGCTCGGCTGCGACGTCCCCGCGCCGCCGGACGACGCGGGCGAGATCGTCGTGCGCGGGCGGGGGATCGGCGCGTGGCGCGCGCCCGCGGAGCCGCTGGACTGCGGCAACAGCGGAACGACGTCCCGCTTGATGATGGGATGGCTCGCATCGCGCCCTTTCGCATCGGTGCTGACGGGGGATGCGTCGCTGCGCAGCCGCCCGATGCGGCGCATCACCGCGCCGCTGGCGGAGATGGGCGCGCGCTTCCGCGAGCTCGAGTCGCCCGACCGGCTGCCGATCGTGGTCGCCGGCGGCGCGCTGCACGGGATCGACTACGTCTCGCCGAAGGCGAGCGCGCAGATCAAGTCGGCGGTGCTGCTGGCGGGCGTGGGTGCGCGCGTCCCCGTCTCCGTCACCGAGCCCGTGCTCTCGCGCGACCACACGGAGCGGATGCTGTCCTCGCTCGGCGCGCCGGTGCGGACCGAGCAGGGGGGCGACGGCGTCCGCGCGGTGCTGGGGGCGTGGGACGCGCCGCTGCCGCCGCTCGATCTCCGCATCCCCGGCGATCCGTCGTCCGCGGCGTTCCTGGCGGCGCTGGCGCTGATGGCGGACGCGGGCGAGCTGCGCATCCGCGGCGTCCTCGCGAATCCCACGCGCACCGGCTTCTTCTCCATCGCCCGGTTGATGATGGGGCTGGTGAGCTGGGAGCGGGGCCGTGCCGCCGGCGGCGAGCCCGTGTCGGACCTCGTCGTCCGCCCGTCGCGGCTGAAGGCGGCGCAGATCGGCGCCGAAGACATCCCCGCCGCCATCGACGAGGTGCCGGTCCTCGCCGCGATGGCCACGCGCGCCGAGGGCGAGACGCGCATCACCGGCGCGGGCGAGCTGCGGGTGAAGGAGAGCGACCGCATCGCCGCCATCGTGGCCGCGATCCGCGCCATCGGCGGCGAGGCGGAGGAGCTGGCCGACGGCCTGGTCGTGTGCGGCTCCGACCGCCCGCTGCGGGGTACCGTCGCCACCCACGGCGACCACCGCATCGCCATGGCGTTCGGCGTGCTCGCCGTGCTCCCCGGCAACGACATCACGGTCGATGATCGCGATTGCGTCGCCGTGAGCTTCCCCGGCTTCTGGGAGACGATTTCCTCGCTCGTGCGGCAGTCCTGA
- a CDS encoding aminotransferase class V-fold PLP-dependent enzyme, which translates to MPSCQRELFHLPEGLHYLNCAYMGPLLKSVEAAGIAAVQRRRDPTSITAADFFTDSDRARGLFGRLVNCAAERVAIVPAVSYAAAAVARNLDLRAGQNVVVARAQFPSNVYAWRRLCAEAGATLRMVDPPDAVHGRGEAWNARLVEAIDGGTALVALGNVHWADGTRFDLERIGARAREVGALLFVDGTQSVGAMPFDVAAVRPDVLACAGYKWLLGPYGLGAAYFGERCDGWAPLEETWMGRLGSEDFTALVDYEDEYQPTAARFDVGERSSFANMPMLIAALEQVLAWTPAAVQEYTRELTRDLIAAARGLGWTVEDEPWRGAHLFGLRAPAGADTARLQAALSERRVSVSLRGDAVRVAPNVYNTPDDCTALADALRAAAG; encoded by the coding sequence ATGCCGAGCTGCCAGCGCGAGCTGTTCCATCTTCCCGAAGGGCTGCACTACCTCAACTGCGCGTACATGGGCCCTCTGCTGAAGTCCGTCGAGGCGGCGGGCATCGCGGCGGTGCAGCGCCGGCGCGACCCGACCAGCATCACCGCCGCGGACTTCTTCACCGACTCCGACCGCGCGCGGGGGCTGTTCGGGCGGCTGGTGAACTGCGCGGCCGAGCGCGTGGCCATCGTTCCCGCGGTGTCGTACGCCGCCGCCGCCGTCGCCAGGAACCTGGACCTTCGCGCGGGGCAGAACGTGGTCGTCGCGCGGGCGCAGTTCCCCAGCAACGTGTACGCGTGGCGGCGCCTCTGCGCCGAGGCCGGCGCTACGCTGCGCATGGTCGATCCCCCCGACGCCGTCCACGGACGAGGCGAGGCTTGGAACGCGCGGCTGGTCGAGGCGATCGACGGCGGCACGGCGCTGGTCGCGCTCGGCAACGTGCACTGGGCCGACGGCACGCGCTTCGACCTGGAGCGCATCGGCGCCCGCGCGCGCGAGGTGGGCGCGCTGCTGTTCGTCGACGGCACCCAGTCCGTCGGCGCGATGCCCTTCGACGTGGCCGCGGTCCGGCCCGACGTGCTGGCGTGCGCGGGATACAAGTGGCTGCTGGGACCGTATGGCCTGGGCGCGGCGTACTTCGGCGAGCGCTGCGACGGCTGGGCGCCGCTGGAGGAGACGTGGATGGGGCGGCTGGGAAGCGAGGACTTCACCGCGCTGGTCGACTACGAGGACGAGTACCAGCCGACGGCCGCGCGCTTCGACGTGGGCGAGCGCAGCAGCTTCGCCAACATGCCGATGCTGATCGCCGCGCTGGAGCAGGTGCTGGCGTGGACGCCCGCCGCGGTGCAGGAGTACACGCGCGAGCTCACCCGCGACCTGATCGCCGCCGCGCGCGGGCTGGGCTGGACGGTGGAGGACGAGCCATGGCGCGGCGCGCACCTGTTCGGCCTGCGCGCCCCCGCCGGCGCCGACACCGCGCGGCTGCAGGCGGCGCTCAGCGAGCGCCGCGTCTCCGTCTCCCTCCGCGGCGACGCCGTCCGCGTGGCGCCGAACGTCTACAACACGCCCGACGACTGCACCGCCCTGGCCGACGCGCTGCGGGCCGCGGCGGGGTGA
- a CDS encoding carboxypeptidase regulatory-like domain-containing protein, with the protein MNASRWYNIACAAALAAVALAAGPARAQRVTVSGQVTDADNGQPVAGAFIHVDDDDREVMTDVQGRFTLRRVPQGDRVIWATALGYGVEAQPVTLGSGSATVNLALRRDPVRLAAITATVNRFESRRRSFGGSARLMTDREITNSAARDMRDFLLVRAGLSRVQCVGISAGGSGGSDCVSLRGRPAQPVVYVDEVRWGDGLGVLATYRPEEVARVEVYGGGQQVRVYTRWFLEWAANHNFHPLPLVVS; encoded by the coding sequence ATGAACGCATCCCGCTGGTACAACATCGCTTGCGCGGCCGCCCTGGCCGCCGTGGCGCTCGCCGCCGGCCCCGCGCGGGCGCAGCGCGTCACCGTGAGTGGACAGGTGACCGACGCAGACAATGGACAGCCCGTGGCCGGCGCGTTCATCCACGTGGACGACGACGACCGCGAGGTGATGACCGACGTGCAGGGCCGCTTCACGCTGCGCCGCGTGCCGCAGGGCGACCGGGTGATCTGGGCCACGGCGCTGGGCTACGGCGTGGAGGCGCAGCCGGTGACGCTGGGAAGCGGGTCGGCGACGGTGAACCTGGCGCTGCGGCGCGACCCCGTGCGGCTGGCGGCCATCACGGCGACGGTGAACCGCTTCGAGTCGCGGCGGCGGTCGTTCGGCGGCAGCGCGCGGCTGATGACGGATCGCGAGATCACCAACTCGGCCGCGCGCGACATGCGCGACTTCTTGCTGGTCCGTGCCGGGCTGAGCCGCGTGCAGTGCGTCGGCATCTCCGCCGGGGGATCGGGTGGGTCCGACTGCGTGAGCCTGCGCGGGCGCCCCGCGCAGCCGGTGGTGTACGTCGACGAGGTCCGCTGGGGTGACGGACTCGGCGTGCTGGCAACGTACCGCCCCGAGGAGGTGGCGCGCGTGGAGGTGTACGGCGGCGGCCAGCAGGTGCGCGTCTACACGCGCTGGTTCCTGGAGTGGGCCGCGAACCACAACTTCCATCCGCTGCCGCTGGTGGTGAGCTGA